Proteins co-encoded in one Bacillus infantis NRRL B-14911 genomic window:
- a CDS encoding AraC family transcriptional regulator, translating to MDWLERLNRAMDYIEENLAGEIDGKEIARRACCSGYHFPRMFSSMTGLSLSDYIRRRRLSQAAFELQNNAEVRVIDLAFQYGYDSPDAFSRAFKNLHGITPSAARNKGIKLKAIPRISFQISIKGDEEMDYRIEVLETDVEIAGVRRKVVTEDAFKTIPRLWKEATETGMLQRFINLSWENPQCKLEGILGLVGKQAAITDEEFDYFMGCRYTGESASEMEKIVIPASTWAVFPDIPEAWKRLYTEWLPASGYELADLPCVENYLAPDRVPNSELWVPVIAK from the coding sequence ATGGATTGGCTAGAGCGATTGAATAGAGCAATGGATTATATTGAGGAGAATTTAGCGGGTGAAATAGATGGAAAAGAAATAGCGAGAAGAGCATGCTGTTCGGGTTACCATTTTCCAAGGATGTTCTCTTCCATGACCGGATTATCTTTATCAGACTATATCAGGCGGAGGCGCTTATCACAGGCGGCATTCGAGCTTCAAAACAACGCTGAAGTCCGGGTGATTGATCTGGCGTTTCAATATGGCTATGATTCCCCCGATGCCTTCAGCCGTGCTTTTAAAAACCTTCATGGAATTACTCCATCAGCGGCCAGGAATAAAGGAATCAAGCTAAAAGCCATCCCGAGGATTTCTTTTCAAATTTCGATTAAAGGGGACGAGGAAATGGATTACCGGATCGAAGTGCTGGAAACTGATGTTGAAATAGCGGGAGTCAGGCGGAAGGTGGTTACGGAGGATGCTTTTAAAACAATACCGCGGCTGTGGAAAGAAGCAACTGAAACGGGCATGCTGCAGCGTTTTATCAATCTATCCTGGGAAAATCCCCAATGCAAGCTGGAAGGGATACTGGGTCTAGTCGGAAAGCAGGCTGCCATTACCGATGAAGAGTTCGATTATTTCATGGGCTGCCGTTATACGGGTGAATCTGCAAGCGAAATGGAGAAAATCGTGATTCCCGCAAGTACCTGGGCTGTTTTCCCTGACATTCCTGAGGCTTGGAAGCGCCTGTACACCGAATGGCTGCCTGCCTCAGGCTATGAATTGGCAGATTTGCCGTGCGTTGAGAACTACCTGGCGCCTGACAGGGTTCCAAACAGCGAGTTGTGGGTGCCGGTCATAGCTAAATAG
- a CDS encoding GNAT family N-acetyltransferase, producing MKLIRPAKIHKEQMLAYRKAFLDSGELLYGGSSLQNYEHYEKWLEKVISQEEGQLPPNRVPATQFLSMVDDKVVGLVNIRHRLTPELLVESGHIGYSILPAERRKGYAAEQLKMSLVEAKKLGLEKVLVTCDKANIASARTIQKVGGVLENEVISPDSGEEVQRYWIQL from the coding sequence ATGAAATTGATAAGACCCGCAAAGATACATAAAGAACAAATGTTGGCATACCGAAAAGCATTTCTGGACTCGGGAGAACTTCTTTATGGAGGCTCTTCCCTGCAAAACTATGAACATTATGAGAAATGGCTCGAAAAAGTCATCAGCCAGGAAGAAGGGCAGCTGCCGCCAAACCGGGTTCCTGCGACACAATTCCTGAGCATGGTTGATGATAAAGTAGTCGGCCTGGTTAATATACGCCACCGGCTGACACCAGAACTGCTGGTGGAGAGCGGGCATATCGGCTACAGTATCCTTCCGGCTGAACGCCGCAAAGGATATGCCGCTGAACAGCTGAAGATGAGCCTGGTCGAAGCAAAGAAATTGGGTTTGGAAAAAGTGCTGGTCACATGTGATAAAGCAAATATAGCTTCAGCCAGGACCATTCAGAAAGTTGGCGGGGTATTGGAGAATGAGGTCATTTCGCCAGACAGCGGTGAGGAGGTTCAGAGGTATTGGATACAGCTTTGA
- a CDS encoding alpha/beta fold hydrolase, whose product MSIYHKTIGEGVPIVMLHGWTVDHRVMQHAMEPLFEKQDGWKRIYIDLPGMGQSEPLPSIRNSDDMLEAVLQLLDEIIPEETFAVCGYSYGGYLARGVAYSRPGRVRGLMLLAPVAIAESAGRTLPQHAVLKKDSSLISSLSPEEAEEFCSVGVVQGEGEWERFQKEVLLPSRLANAEFLERIQNNGYGFSFDITTRLDHPALIITGRQDHITGYRDTWELIEDYPRAAFAVLDMAGHNLQIEQADVFNVLVEEWLNRLEEKS is encoded by the coding sequence ATGTCTATTTACCATAAAACCATTGGAGAAGGGGTCCCAATCGTTATGCTGCACGGCTGGACAGTTGACCACAGAGTGATGCAGCATGCAATGGAGCCGCTGTTCGAGAAGCAGGACGGCTGGAAAAGAATTTATATTGATTTGCCTGGCATGGGCCAGTCTGAGCCGCTGCCTTCGATCCGAAACTCGGATGACATGCTGGAAGCCGTGCTGCAGCTTTTAGATGAGATCATTCCTGAAGAAACGTTTGCCGTCTGCGGCTATTCGTATGGAGGCTATCTGGCGAGAGGGGTCGCTTATTCAAGGCCGGGTAGGGTTCGGGGTCTAATGCTGCTGGCGCCGGTGGCCATAGCTGAGTCTGCCGGCAGGACATTGCCCCAGCATGCGGTTTTAAAAAAGGACAGCAGCTTGATCTCGAGTCTATCCCCAGAGGAAGCTGAAGAGTTCTGTTCCGTTGGAGTTGTGCAGGGTGAGGGAGAATGGGAAAGATTCCAGAAAGAAGTTCTGCTTCCTTCCAGACTGGCCAATGCAGAGTTTCTAGAGAGAATCCAAAATAACGGATACGGATTTAGCTTTGATATAACAACAAGACTTGACCATCCGGCGCTGATCATCACAGGAAGGCAGGATCATATTACCGGCTACCGTGATACCTGGGAGCTGATAGAGGACTATCCGCGGGCCGCTTTTGCAGTTCTTGATATGGCGGGTCACAATCTGCAGATTGAGCAGGCAGATGTGTTTAATGTTCTGGTTGAGGAATGGCTGAATAGGCTTGAGGAGAAGAGCTGA